The sequence GCTGTTTCCGTTAGCTTTTATTCTGCTCTGTCTGCTGCTGTGGAGTGATCACAAGTGGATCCTGCAGACGGCGATGCTTGTAATGGGTGTCGGAGACTCGTTCGCGGCGCTTGTCGGCAGCAGTGTCGGCCGGCGTCACATAGAGCATCTGACGGAAAGTCCGAAAACGATCGAGGGATCGGCAACCATGTTCGTTATTTCCTTTTTGCTTTTTCTTGTCTGTTTTTCTCTTTTCAGTGCCGAAATATCCGGCGCACTCGCATCGAGACCATTCTGGATTCTGGTTCTTTTCGCCCTGCTTCTCGCTCTTGTTGTAACGGCTGTCGAGGCACTGCTCTCCTATGGCCTGGACAACTTGTTCATTCCCCTTTCGATTGCCTATGTTCTCTATGTTCTTGAGATGAATCATACCGTTCAGCTCGAGAGTTTTCTGATCGGCGGTGCTTTTGCCCTGTTCCTTGCGATTTTTTCTGTCAAGGTGAAATTTCTTAACAACAGCGGCGCGACGGCAACCTTTCTGCTCGGCACCACGATTTTTGGATTTGGCGGAATTACATGGACGGTTCCGATGTTAACGTTTTACCTGCTTTCATCGGTGCTTTCGAAATTAGGCAAAAAAAGAAAAGCTAAATTTGATCTGGTTTTTGAAAAAGGTTCCCAGAGAGATTCAGGACAGGTGTATGCAAATGGAGGCATTGCCTGGATTCTCATGATAATTTTTTCTCTTACCGGAGATCCGGCCGTGTTTTTTGCCTATCTGGGTACGCTTGCTGCTGTACAGGCAGATACCTGGGCTACGGAGATAGGTACCATGTGGCCAAATCCGAAAGCATGGCTCGTTACGTCGTTCAGGGAAGTTCCTGTTGGAACCTCAGGTGGGGTATCGGTGCCCGGGACTTCAGGAGCGTTTATCGGTTCTTTGTTTATCTGCGCGAGTGCGCTCCTCGTCAACAACGGATGGCTGTATGAGTTCGGGGTGGTACAATCCATGATGCTGATAGGAGTATCCGGTCTTGTTGCAAGTCTTGTTGACAGTTTTTTCGGTGCGACCGTTCAGGCTCAGTACTACGATCCCATACGTGAGAAAGTCACCGAAAGAACACACAGTATTGCAGAAGACGGCTCTATGGTCGAGAACCGGCTTCTGAAAGGTGTTGCGTTTGTGAATAACGATCTGGTTAACACCCTGTGCGCACTCTCCGGCTCCGCGCTAGCCTATGTCGTTATTGAAAACCTCAAGATTTTTTAAACCTTATTTATTTCGTAAGTGATATGACTGACGCTCAATTTGGACTTTTCTCGCTTGTTTCGGACGCAGGCCCGGTCGTTCTTCTGGTACTTGCTCTTCTTGTCGGTTTTTCAGTGATTTCATGGACTATCATCGCCTACAAGTTTACCTCTGTAAGGAAATCCAGGCATGAATCGAGTGAGTTTCTCGATTGTTTTTTTGAAGTATCCAATCTTGACCGGGTTTTTGCGGAAAGCGAAAAATACCGCAACGGCTCTCTTGCACGGGTATTTCGCTCAGGATATCTCGAATACCGGGCTCCTGGAAAACCTGAAGAGAACCGTAACAAGGAAGAGCGGATCAAGCGTGCGATCAAACGGGAGGTGAATGCCGAAACCAAGCGCCTGTCTCATCTTGTGCCTTTTCTTGCCACCGTTGGAAATACGGCCCCGTTTATAGGGCTTTTCGGTACGGTATGGGGGATTATGAATGCTTTCCACAATATCGGTTTGACGCAGTCGGCATCTCTTGCTGCCGTCGCCCCAGGTATTTCAGAAGCACTTGTCGCAACGGCAGCCGGGCTGGCTGCGGCAATTCCCGCCGTTATGGGCTACAATTATCTAACGCAGCAGATTGGTGGCATTGAGCGCGATCTCGATGATTTTTCAAGCGACTTTGCTGCCGCCTGTCTTGAAAAAACAGATAAAGCAGGGAACGTATGATGACTTCCGGAAAAAAAGGACTGATGAGCGATATCAACGTGACGCCGTTTGTCGATGTCATGCTTGTGCTGCTTATCATTTTTATGGTAACCGCTCCGATGATGACCCATGGAGTGAAAGTCGATACGCCGCAGACCACGCACGAAAAAATGGATATCGATGCAAAAGCTCTCATCATCAGTATCGACGGGAACCGTAAGGTTTTTATCAATCAGTACCAGCTTGACGCTGATGAGGTTCGAGACCGTTTGCCTGGCATTCTCGATGTGCGTCAGACCAGAGAGGTTTACCTGAAAGCTGACAAATCGCTTCCTTATGGACTTGTTATGGATGTGATGGCTCAGATAAGGGAGGCGGGGATAGAAAAAATAGGCATGGTGACCGAACCGGCTCCGGTTCGAACAGATCGAGAGAGGTAGGCCCGATATATGAAGAGAACTCAGGAACTACAGATTGAACGGAAAAAGTTTACGTTTTGGCTCGCTGTCAACGCAGGAATTCACGTGTTTGTCCTGCTTTCGGCATTGCTCTACCAGTACTATTGGGGTACGGAAAAAAAACAACCGGCAATTGTAAATGTAAGTCTCGTTTCGCTTCCCGGTTCAGGCGGGTCATCGTCTCCGGGCTCGGGCCAAGAACCGGGCGGCGATTCCGAAAGGCAGGCCGATCCGTCATTATCGGGAGAATTGCCGGAAGAGCCGGAAACGACCCGGAGAAATGAGCCTGATCCTGTTGTGCCGATCCCGGAGATATCTCCTGTTAAAAAGGCCGTTCCTGAGAAGACCGTGCAGAAAAAAACAGAGGAAAAAGAGTTGTCGAAACCTCAGGTGAAAAGCGAACCGGAGCCGGTCGCCAGGAACAAGCAGGAAGACCTCAACAAGGCGTTTGAAAGACTCAGGAAATCGGTTGACACGAAAAGTGCTGCGGCAAGGCAGCAGCAGCATCAGGAAAATATAGGCAACGCTCTTGAACGGCTTAACCGGAAAGTCGCATCGCAGGGATCGCGTCAGGGTTCGGGAGCAGGGGGCGGCAGCGGACGTGGAGGTTTCGGCGCAGGTACCGGTTCCGGCAGAGGGGGGGCCGGAACCGCTGATCCATATACAGCGAAAATCGCCGAGATCATCCAAAAAAACTGGGAATTTTCATCTAAAATGCTTCAGAATAGTTATGGGATGGAGGTTTATGTGCATATTACGGTTCTTGGAGACGGTACGATACATGAAATTCGTTATGACAGGAGGGCTCCGAGCGAATATCTGAACAACTCGGTAAAGAAAGCGCTCGACAGGTCTTCACCGCTGCCGCCTTTGCCCTCGGAATATGGGTCAGGTGGCATATCGATCGGATTCGTTTTTACTCCCGAAGGAATCGATATGTGATTTTCAGTATCCGGATTGGTATATTCATGTAAAGTGTTTGTTTTCGCGGTTTTTGCCGAGTTATATGCATATATTGCATATCTTGTTTAATATAAACGACTTGTGATGCGCATTTGGCCGCGCACGGTATGTTTGTAAGATGGTTTTGTACTCACAAAGATATTTAGTAGTATAAGATAACGTTAATTGCATGTGAACATGACTATTTGTGCTTCAGGCAAGGGAACTGCCAAAACCGTTTTTGCTGCTCTGGTTCTGACATTCCTGAGTTTTGCCTTTTTTTCTCCCGCTCTTCATGCGGAAGCATCGGGAGAATATATAGCAATCCGGAAACAGGGTGCGGGCAAGATTGCGCTTGTTCTCGACAGATCGGACGCAAAAGGAAGCAAGGAGTCCGGTCTGGCTCAGAATCTGGACTCGGTCGTCAAGGAAGGATTGATTTTTTCCGATTTGTTTTCTGTACTTCCTCCGCCTTCAAATGTTCGAACTGGCAGTGAAGGCAAAGGTTTGGCAGTGAATTTCGGTGCGCTGAGTTCGGTTGGCGCCGAGGTTTATGCCGGTGGCACGGTTTCAAGGAAATCCGGAAAGGTAAACCTCGATATGGAGGTTTACGATACGTTCGGCACAAAGTTGCTGATGAAGAAAACCTATACCGGTTCGGAGGATCAGCTTCGTGCGATGGGACACGCTTTCTGTGCAGACCTCATCGAACTGCTGACCGGAAAAAAATCATATTTCGGAAGCAAGATCGTATTCGTATCGAACAAGACCGGTTCCAAGGAGATTTACCAGTGCGATTTTGATGGCCAGGGTATCCAGCAGTTGACCAATTTCCGTTCGATTTCACTTACTCCCGTATTTTCCCCTGACGGAACGCGTCTTGCATATACATCGTACACTTCAGGAAAGCCGACGTTGTATATCAGAAGCATGTCCGACAACAGCATTGCAGCTGTCGGGAAAAATGGGGTCAGCGTAGATCCGGGATGGAGAAACGGCAGCGAAGTGGCTACGACCCTATCCTTTGAAGGAGATCAGGAAATTTATCTTATCCGCTCTGATGGTGGCATATCCAGAAGGTTGACCAACAGCAGGGGGATTGACGTATCACCAACTTTTTCGCCTGATGGAAAGCAGATGGCTTTTGTTTCGTCAAGAAACGGTATGCCCCAGATTTTTGTTCAGGATGTGCAGTCAGGCCAGACTCGAAGGCTGACTTACAGCGGACGGTACAATACTCAGCCCTCCTGGTCGCCCTCAGGCGATAAAATTGCCTATTCGACATGGGAAAAAAGTGGGGAAATCAATATATTTGTTATAAATGCCGATGGTTCGGGAGTAAAACGGCTTACCAGCGGTGTGCGAGAGAATGAATCACCTTCGTGGTCTCCGGATGGAAGTATGATAGTCTTTACGTCTAATCGTCAAGGCGGCAAGAAGTTGTACGTCATGAGTTCGACCGGGGGAAGCCAGAGGCGTTTATTGCAGATGGATGGTGAGCAGATGCAGCCATCCTGGTCTTTGTTCCGTTAGTATTATTTTTGAAATAACCTTAAAAAGGGGGAAACATGAGAACCGTAAAACCACTACTCAGAAGCCTTTTCATTCCTGGTATGCTCTTTCTTGGAGCCTGCTGCTGTGAGAAAGACGTAATTGTAGCTCCTGAGCCACCGCCACCGCCACCGCCGCCATCTGTTGAGCTTGGAGATATTTTCTTTGATTACGATAAGTCAGAACTCCGTGCAGAAGCAGTCGAGCAGCTCCAGAAGAATTTTGACTGGATGAAGCAGAATCCTGCCGGTACTCTTATCGTTGAAGGACATTGTGACGAAAGAGGCACCAACGAATACAACATGGCTCTTGGCGAACGTCGCGCAAATGCAGCCAAGGATTATATGGTCAATGTTGGCGCTGATCCTGCAAGGATGCAGACTGTCAGCTACGGTGAAGAGCGTCCGTTTGCTCTTGGTCATGATGAAGCTTCATGGGCACAGAACAGAAGGGCTCATTTCGTTGGCCAGGGCAGATAAGAACGTCAGACTGCGTTATCAGATCCCAAGGGGCAGGCAGTCATGTCTGCCCCTTTTTTTATTCATGATTAAATATCAGGATGCCATGAAAACAGGAATTAAGGGACTTGTTATAATAGCCATGATTGCAACGGCTGGTTGTTCATCAAAAAGCGCTGTTACCTCTGCGGATAGCGGAGCGGATTCATCTTCGTCAATGCAGGGCGGATCTTCTTCAGGTTCAGTGTCATCATCCGGATCGTATGGATTTGATGAATGGCAGACCGGTCCTCTCGGGGATGTTTTTTTCGATTATGACAGTTCGATTCTCGCAACTGAAGCCCAGAATCGATTGACGCAGAATGCTGCATGGCTGAAAAGCAATGCCGGCAAATCTGTTGTTATCGAAGGTCATTGCGATGACAGAGGAACTTCTGAATACAACATTGCTCTTGGTGAGCGCAGGGCCGTAACGGCAAAAGAATTTATCGCAAGACTTGGCGTTTCCGCATCCCGTCTTGAAACGGTTACATATGGCGAGGAGCGTCCTTTTGACAAAGGGCAGAATGAAGAGGCCTGGGCAAAAAACAGGCGGGCCCATTTTGTTGTGAAGTGAGAGCCGGTTATTGACAGAATACTTCGTTATGATGATCAATTTTTTGTTTGACCAATGAAAACATATCGCGCTTTTTTATTGCTGCTTCCTGTGTTTGTTTTAAACGCATGCGCATCGAAGTCGGAATTTGTCGTTGTTGCCGATGATGTCAAAAAGCTGAAAACAGAAACAGAAACGGTACGGTCCCAGTCGGCGGCCTCATATTCGGATGTACAGCAGGTTCGTGATGAGATCGCTCAGTTGAAGGGTCGTTTTGATGAAATGGATTATAAAAATCAGCAGACGTTCGGTCGTCTTGGACTCGAAGATTCGCTGCTTGTTCACAAGTTGGACAATATCGATACACGGTTGCTGAGAATCGAGCAGCTGCTTGGGGCCGGGGCTCAGAAATCGGCTGTTGCGAAGCCTGATATCGGCGGTTCGGCAGGCCCTGAAAGCGTGAAAGCCTCATCTGTATTGACCGACAGCGCTCTTTTGAAAGACGGCATGCAGAAACTGGCTAAAAACAGCTTTTCCGAGGCAAGGGAGAGTTTTTCGCTGCTCATGCAGACCTACCCGAAATCGGATCTGGTTGACGATGCTCAGTTTACTATCGCAGAGAGCTACTTCAACGAAAAATGGTATGAAAAAGCCGTTCTTGAATATCAGGTAGTTATCGCCAGGTACACCAAAAGCAATAAACGGCCGGCAGCATTGTACAAGCAGGCTCTTGCTTTCGAGCAGTTAGGTGATCAGGTAAATGCCCGGGCCCGTTTCAGGGATGTCGTCAGCGTTTACCCATCATCTTCGGAGGCTGCATTGGCAAAGAAGAAGCTCCAGTAGCCGGCAGGTCATGAAATCAGACTGAGAGTAAACCCCGGTATATCCGGGGTTTACTTTTTTTATTTTCTTTATTTGTATCTAATCTAAATATCAATATATTTGTTGAATAATTTTAGATAGCAGATGTTTTCAACCAAATATATTGATATGAGAAAGCTGAAAAATTCCATTTCTCTTGCATGTGTGGCAATGCTTCTGGCAGTTCCCGTTACAGCAGCCGAAAGCGGAGCCGGAAAAATCGAAATAGTGAAGGGGGTAACATTATCCGGACTTGTCGAGGTCGAGGGTTCGTATGTCGACACGGAAGACGGCAGTTCGACCGATCTCTCTCTTGCAACGTTCGAACTTGATCTTGACGCAAAGGTGACGGACTGGCTAAGTGCGCATGCAGTGCTTCTCTATGAAGAGGACGGTGATGACGATTTGATTGTCGATGAAGCGTATATCAGAATGAAAAAAGAAGAGATGCCATTCTTTGCGGAAGCCGGTCGTATGACCCAGGCCTTCGGCAATTTTGCTACAGGTATGGTTTCAGATCCTCTGACCCTCGAACTTGGCGAAACAAAGCATCATGCAACCCTCAGGGTTGGTTACGAAGCAGATCCGTTCACGGCTTCGGTAGCGGTCATGAAGGGCGATGTGCAGAAAATCGGTAAAGATGACATCAACACCATCGTTGCATCCATCAGCGCTGCTGGCGAGGTGAACGAGTCGATCCGTTACGGTCTTGGAGCTTCGTATATCAGCAATATCGCCGATACCGACGGTCTGCAGGAGTCATATGATTCCTCTTTTGGCGAGACCTCGGATTTTGTCGGGGGGTACAGTATTTACGGTATTGCCGGATTCGGCAGTTTTGATTTTCGTGTCGAATATCTGGCGGCCGCCGGCGAGTTTTCGGATGGCGATATGGCAGGCTTGAAACCTCAGGCATATAACTTTGAGATCGGTTACGATTTTTCGCTTCCGCTGCATTTCGCATTGCGCTATGCAGGAGCTGAGGATTTCGGAATTGAAGAGCAGTATGGTGCCACGCTTGCATACGATCTTGCAGAGCAGGCGACGGTTGCGTTGGAGTATCTGCACCAGAAGAACGATGATCTTGCGAAGAGCGATATGGTGACGCTGCAGCTGGCTATGGAATTTTAATAAACGAAGCGGGGGAGTGTGATGTGTCCATTAGCGATGCTGACTTGCGGCGAGTCTGCCGAGATTATCGGCGTGAGGCATGGTCTTCGCCGTCATGGCGGCTCGGTTGGTGACGATAAGGAGGTCAGCTGTGTCTCCGGCCAGCACGGCAGGGGGGGGCATCGTTCCGCCCGTTTGTCCGAGATGGGGTTTTCGCCCGGCCAGATTGTCGAAGTCGTGCAGAACAGTCCCGGGGTGCCGCTGCTGCTCAGGGTAAGAGATGGTAAAATGGCGCTTGACAAGCGTACTGCAATGGAAATTATCGTAAGGAGAATATCGTCATGAATTTATCGGAACTGAAAAAAGGGCAGGCCGGCAGGGTTCTCAAGATCGAGGCCGTGCCGACATTGCGTAAAAGGCTTATCGATATGGGGGTGTTGGCCGGCGAGGTGATCCGGGTTGAGGGCGTTGCACCTTTCGGCGACCCTATGGAGGTGCTGGTGAGAAACTACAGGCTCTCGCTTCGAAAGCATGAGATTGAAGGAATACTTGTCGAGGAGGTGCAGTGATGCAGACTGAGGAAATGATAGGGACGGCAGTGGGGGTGGAGGGCGTCAAGGTCAAAAGCTTCGTCGTTGCGGTTGTCGGTAATCCGAATTGCGGGAAGACAACTCTCTTCAATGCATTGACCGGTTTGAACCAGAGGGTCGGAAACTGGCCCGGCGTGACTGTGGACAAGAAGACAGGGAGTTTTATGCGTGACGGAGTCCGCTTCGAGCTTGTCGATTTGCCGGGAATTTATTCGCTTTCCGCACTCTCGCAGGATGAGGAGATTGCCCGGGACTATATTTTATCCGGTGAGGCTGATCTGATCGTCAATATTGTCGATGCTTCGAATCCTGACCGGAACCTGTATCTGACGAGCCGACTGCTTGAAATGCATGTTCCTGTAGTCGTTGCGCTCAACATGATCGATGTTGCTGCGGAAAAAGGCATCGAGACCGATGTCGCTGAGCTTGCAAGGCGACTCGGGACTCCGGTTGTTTCTCTTGTCGCTTCACGAGGAGATGGTGTTGATGAGTTGAAGTCGGCTATCGCAACAGGTGTTGTGGAAAAACGGGTGGCAGGCGGACGTGTTACCTATCCGGGGCCGCTTGACAGGGCGATCAGGGAGATGTCGGCCGAGGTTTCCTCGGCCGCCGGCGCGATGCAGTACGATCCGGCATGGCTGGCGCTCAAGTTAATCGAAGGCGACGATCATCTTGAGGCAAGGCTCGATCCCGCTGTGCGCGAGCTTGTCGTGCGTCGTCGCGAAGCGGTTGCCGGTCAGCTCGGAGATGATGCGGATATCGTCATAGCCGATACGCACTACCGTTTTGTCGGCGATCTGTCGGAAAGCGCCGTCAAAAGGAGCCGCGAAAAAGTGGTAACGTTCAGCGACCGTATCGATCAGGTGGTACTGAACCGGTTTTTCGGCATTCCGGTTTTTCTTCTCGTGATGTACCTGATGTTCCTGTTTACCATCAATGTCGGCGGCGCTTTCATCGATTTCTTCGATATCGCGGCCGGAGCGTTGTTCGTTGACGGATTCGGGCTTCTGCTTTCATCCCTCGGATCTCCGGAGTGGCTGGTGACCATCCTTGCGGGGGGGCTCGGCGGTGCATTGCAGACTATGGCTACGTTTATTCCTCCAATCGGATTCATGTTCATTTTTCTTTCCATTCTTGAAGATTCAGGATACATGGCAAGGGCGGCCTATGTTATGGACCGTGGTATGAGGGCTATAGGACTTCCCGGTAAGGCGTTCATTCCGATGCTTGTAGGGTTCGGCTGCTCGGTTCCTGCAATCATGTCAGCTCGTACCATGAACGACGAACGCGACCGGCTCATGACTATCATGATGGTTCCGTTCATGTCGTGCGGGGCGAGGCTGCCGGTCTATGCGCTTTTCGCAGCGGCATTCTTTCCTGTCGGAGGGCAGAATCTCGTGTTCCTGCTTTATCTGATGGGAATCGCTGTTGCCGTTCTGACCGGATTCATCCTTAAAAACACCCTGCTCAGGGGTGAGGTTTCTCCGTTTATCATGGAGATGCCGGCATACCACCTGCCGACGCTGCAGGGTATCGCCATCAGGGTGTGGGAGCGGCTGAAGTCGTTTCTTTTCAAAGCGGGTAAGGTTCTTGTGCCGGTCATCATGGTGCTGAGTTTCATGAATTCTCTCGGTACGGATGGATCTTTCGGCAATGAAGATACGGAGCGTTCAGTGCTTTCGGCTACCGGAAAGTCGATTACTCCGGTATTCCAGCCCTTTGGTGTCAGTCAGGATAACTGGCCGGCTGCTGTAGGTCTCTTTACCGGTATTTTTGCAAAAGAAGCTGTCGTCGGTACGCTCGACAACCTTTATGGGCAGATGTCGGCAAGCGACGAGAGCCAGGCGGAAAGGGAGGAATCGTTCAGCCTTTTCGGAGCGATGTCGGAAGCGGTCGCCACTATTCCTGAAAATCTTGCCGGTATAACCGAAACCCTGCTCGATCCGCTTGGAATCTCGATCGGAGATGTATCCGATACGAAAGTAGTTGCTGAAGAGCAGGAGGTCAGCACCTCCATATTCGGTTCTATGGTATCGCTTTTCGACGGAACGGCAGGGGCGTTTGCCTATCTGGTGTTTATCCTGCTTTATTTTCCCTGTTCGGCCGCCATTGCGGCAGTCTATCGCGAAACGAACCTTGGCTGGACGCTCTTTGCCGGCGCATGGACGACGGGACTTGCATATTTTTTTGCCGTTATCACATACCAGACGGCAACATTCGCTGCGCATCCGGTTTCTTCCGCATCCTGGATAGGAGCTATGATGTTAATGGGAGCCGTAGCTGTGGGCTTGATGTATATCAAGGGGCAGGGATTTACTTCAGGAAAAGGCCGCTCCTGACCGACAGGTTTTTTATTGATACGCTGAGGGGTTGGCCGGTATGGCAGCCCCTTTTCACATAACCAATCATGTTAACGTATGACACTTACAGATCTCAAGGGGTTTCTTATAGAGAGAAGCCGGGTTTCTGTCGGCGAGATTGCAGGACATTTCAATACCGATAAAGGAACCGTGGAGTCGATGCTCGATCATTGGGTAAGAAAAGGCAAGGTCGAAAAGAAAGTCGGCGATGCTTTTTCAAGTACCTGCTGCGGAAAATGCGGAGGACATCATGTGACCTGGTATCGATGGATAGATGGTTGAGCGGCACCACAGGAAATGACGATGAACGGTTTGTCACTCATACCGTTTTTTTTGTCTTTTTATTTAATTATATAAAGTCTTATTAAAAATAAAAAAAGGAGGATCTATGAAGTCGGAAGGAAAGAAGGGTAACGGGTGCCATTCCGGTTGTCTGGTTCAGAAGTGCACGTGCGGAGCCTTTCATCTGCATTACCGGTATGCGATGGTTGTTTTGCACAAGCATACCCTGTTTCAGATCATGGATGAGTGTTATCGGCGGGAAGAGCA comes from Chlorobium limicola DSM 245 and encodes:
- the tolQ gene encoding protein TolQ encodes the protein MTDAQFGLFSLVSDAGPVVLLVLALLVGFSVISWTIIAYKFTSVRKSRHESSEFLDCFFEVSNLDRVFAESEKYRNGSLARVFRSGYLEYRAPGKPEENRNKEERIKRAIKREVNAETKRLSHLVPFLATVGNTAPFIGLFGTVWGIMNAFHNIGLTQSASLAAVAPGISEALVATAAGLAAAIPAVMGYNYLTQQIGGIERDLDDFSSDFAAACLEKTDKAGNV
- the tolR gene encoding protein TolR, coding for MMTSGKKGLMSDINVTPFVDVMLVLLIIFMVTAPMMTHGVKVDTPQTTHEKMDIDAKALIISIDGNRKVFINQYQLDADEVRDRLPGILDVRQTREVYLKADKSLPYGLVMDVMAQIREAGIEKIGMVTEPAPVRTDRER
- the pal gene encoding peptidoglycan-associated lipoprotein Pal is translated as MKTGIKGLVIIAMIATAGCSSKSAVTSADSGADSSSSMQGGSSSGSVSSSGSYGFDEWQTGPLGDVFFDYDSSILATEAQNRLTQNAAWLKSNAGKSVVIEGHCDDRGTSEYNIALGERRAVTAKEFIARLGVSASRLETVTYGEERPFDKGQNEEAWAKNRRAHFVVK
- the ybgF gene encoding tol-pal system protein YbgF — protein: MKTYRAFLLLLPVFVLNACASKSEFVVVADDVKKLKTETETVRSQSAASYSDVQQVRDEIAQLKGRFDEMDYKNQQTFGRLGLEDSLLVHKLDNIDTRLLRIEQLLGAGAQKSAVAKPDIGGSAGPESVKASSVLTDSALLKDGMQKLAKNSFSEARESFSLLMQTYPKSDLVDDAQFTIAESYFNEKWYEKAVLEYQVVIARYTKSNKRPAALYKQALAFEQLGDQVNARARFRDVVSVYPSSSEAALAKKKLQ
- the tolB gene encoding Tol-Pal system beta propeller repeat protein TolB, coding for MTICASGKGTAKTVFAALVLTFLSFAFFSPALHAEASGEYIAIRKQGAGKIALVLDRSDAKGSKESGLAQNLDSVVKEGLIFSDLFSVLPPPSNVRTGSEGKGLAVNFGALSSVGAEVYAGGTVSRKSGKVNLDMEVYDTFGTKLLMKKTYTGSEDQLRAMGHAFCADLIELLTGKKSYFGSKIVFVSNKTGSKEIYQCDFDGQGIQQLTNFRSISLTPVFSPDGTRLAYTSYTSGKPTLYIRSMSDNSIAAVGKNGVSVDPGWRNGSEVATTLSFEGDQEIYLIRSDGGISRRLTNSRGIDVSPTFSPDGKQMAFVSSRNGMPQIFVQDVQSGQTRRLTYSGRYNTQPSWSPSGDKIAYSTWEKSGEINIFVINADGSGVKRLTSGVRENESPSWSPDGSMIVFTSNRQGGKKLYVMSSTGGSQRRLLQMDGEQMQPSWSLFR
- a CDS encoding TonB C-terminal domain-containing protein — encoded protein: MKRTQELQIERKKFTFWLAVNAGIHVFVLLSALLYQYYWGTEKKQPAIVNVSLVSLPGSGGSSSPGSGQEPGGDSERQADPSLSGELPEEPETTRRNEPDPVVPIPEISPVKKAVPEKTVQKKTEEKELSKPQVKSEPEPVARNKQEDLNKAFERLRKSVDTKSAAARQQQHQENIGNALERLNRKVASQGSRQGSGAGGGSGRGGFGAGTGSGRGGAGTADPYTAKIAEIIQKNWEFSSKMLQNSYGMEVYVHITVLGDGTIHEIRYDRRAPSEYLNNSVKKALDRSSPLPPLPSEYGSGGISIGFVFTPEGIDM
- a CDS encoding FeoA family protein, translated to MNLSELKKGQAGRVLKIEAVPTLRKRLIDMGVLAGEVIRVEGVAPFGDPMEVLVRNYRLSLRKHEIEGILVEEVQ
- a CDS encoding DUF92 domain-containing protein; translation: MLNLQAPFSQDLPAFFMTIALLVSVILLGELLIRSFGVSTVVVRKIIHLGMGIVVFFVPDYFESNFYPVLAALFFLLFNGANVFGGWLRSLHTETVEQEGGLKVNSYGSMLFPLAFILLCLLLWSDHKWILQTAMLVMGVGDSFAALVGSSVGRRHIEHLTESPKTIEGSATMFVISFLLFLVCFSLFSAEISGALASRPFWILVLFALLLALVVTAVEALLSYGLDNLFIPLSIAYVLYVLEMNHTVQLESFLIGGAFALFLAIFSVKVKFLNNSGATATFLLGTTIFGFGGITWTVPMLTFYLLSSVLSKLGKKRKAKFDLVFEKGSQRDSGQVYANGGIAWILMIIFSLTGDPAVFFAYLGTLAAVQADTWATEIGTMWPNPKAWLVTSFREVPVGTSGGVSVPGTSGAFIGSLFICASALLVNNGWLYEFGVVQSMMLIGVSGLVASLVDSFFGATVQAQYYDPIREKVTERTHSIAEDGSMVENRLLKGVAFVNNDLVNTLCALSGSALAYVVIENLKIF
- a CDS encoding FeoA family protein; translated protein: MCPLAMLTCGESAEIIGVRHGLRRHGGSVGDDKEVSCVSGQHGRGGHRSARLSEMGFSPGQIVEVVQNSPGVPLLLRVRDGKMALDKRTAMEIIVRRISS
- a CDS encoding FeoC-like transcriptional regulator, which translates into the protein MTLTDLKGFLIERSRVSVGEIAGHFNTDKGTVESMLDHWVRKGKVEKKVGDAFSSTCCGKCGGHHVTWYRWIDG
- the pal gene encoding peptidoglycan-associated lipoprotein Pal; protein product: MRTVKPLLRSLFIPGMLFLGACCCEKDVIVAPEPPPPPPPPSVELGDIFFDYDKSELRAEAVEQLQKNFDWMKQNPAGTLIVEGHCDERGTNEYNMALGERRANAAKDYMVNVGADPARMQTVSYGEERPFALGHDEASWAQNRRAHFVGQGR
- the feoB gene encoding Fe(2+) transporter permease subunit FeoB, with product MQTEEMIGTAVGVEGVKVKSFVVAVVGNPNCGKTTLFNALTGLNQRVGNWPGVTVDKKTGSFMRDGVRFELVDLPGIYSLSALSQDEEIARDYILSGEADLIVNIVDASNPDRNLYLTSRLLEMHVPVVVALNMIDVAAEKGIETDVAELARRLGTPVVSLVASRGDGVDELKSAIATGVVEKRVAGGRVTYPGPLDRAIREMSAEVSSAAGAMQYDPAWLALKLIEGDDHLEARLDPAVRELVVRRREAVAGQLGDDADIVIADTHYRFVGDLSESAVKRSREKVVTFSDRIDQVVLNRFFGIPVFLLVMYLMFLFTINVGGAFIDFFDIAAGALFVDGFGLLLSSLGSPEWLVTILAGGLGGALQTMATFIPPIGFMFIFLSILEDSGYMARAAYVMDRGMRAIGLPGKAFIPMLVGFGCSVPAIMSARTMNDERDRLMTIMMVPFMSCGARLPVYALFAAAFFPVGGQNLVFLLYLMGIAVAVLTGFILKNTLLRGEVSPFIMEMPAYHLPTLQGIAIRVWERLKSFLFKAGKVLVPVIMVLSFMNSLGTDGSFGNEDTERSVLSATGKSITPVFQPFGVSQDNWPAAVGLFTGIFAKEAVVGTLDNLYGQMSASDESQAEREESFSLFGAMSEAVATIPENLAGITETLLDPLGISIGDVSDTKVVAEEQEVSTSIFGSMVSLFDGTAGAFAYLVFILLYFPCSAAIAAVYRETNLGWTLFAGAWTTGLAYFFAVITYQTATFAAHPVSSASWIGAMMLMGAVAVGLMYIKGQGFTSGKGRS
- a CDS encoding LbtU family siderophore porin, whose amino-acid sequence is MRKLKNSISLACVAMLLAVPVTAAESGAGKIEIVKGVTLSGLVEVEGSYVDTEDGSSTDLSLATFELDLDAKVTDWLSAHAVLLYEEDGDDDLIVDEAYIRMKKEEMPFFAEAGRMTQAFGNFATGMVSDPLTLELGETKHHATLRVGYEADPFTASVAVMKGDVQKIGKDDINTIVASISAAGEVNESIRYGLGASYISNIADTDGLQESYDSSFGETSDFVGGYSIYGIAGFGSFDFRVEYLAAAGEFSDGDMAGLKPQAYNFEIGYDFSLPLHFALRYAGAEDFGIEEQYGATLAYDLAEQATVALEYLHQKNDDLAKSDMVTLQLAMEF